One Planktothrix sp. FACHB-1365 genomic window carries:
- a CDS encoding 2'-5' RNA ligase family protein has product MKPSERLFFIALLPPQKIQNQITEIKHYFAQTYNSRHALKSPPHITLQPPFKWLIEDLTTLEHHLTTFALNSSPIPITLSGFNAFPPRVLFVNVIKTPELINLQQALMNDLEQQLNIVHEVSKKRSFSPHITVAFKDLTPTAFKTAWPEFAQRPIYFEFTVSELTLLIHDGQNWNIKAQFPFLNITFPQ; this is encoded by the coding sequence ATGAAACCTTCAGAACGACTGTTTTTTATTGCTTTACTTCCCCCACAAAAAATTCAAAATCAAATTACAGAAATTAAACATTATTTTGCCCAAACCTATAATAGTCGTCATGCGTTAAAATCTCCACCTCATATTACCTTACAACCTCCGTTTAAATGGTTAATAGAAGACCTGACAACTTTAGAACACCATTTAACTACATTTGCCCTTAACTCTTCCCCTATTCCTATAACTTTGTCAGGGTTTAATGCCTTTCCGCCTCGTGTCCTGTTTGTGAATGTAATCAAAACCCCTGAATTAATTAATCTTCAACAAGCGTTAATGAATGACTTAGAACAACAACTTAATATTGTTCATGAAGTCTCGAAAAAACGTTCTTTTTCTCCTCATATAACCGTAGCGTTTAAAGATTTAACTCCAACAGCATTTAAAACCGCATGGCCAGAATTTGCCCAACGTCCGATTTATTTTGAGTTTACTGTCTCTGAATTAACGTTATTAATTCATGATGGACAAAATTGGAACATCAAAGCACAGTTTCCTTTCTTAAATATTACTTTTCCTCAATAG
- a CDS encoding calcium-binding protein, producing MASIEKDERREERITYAIIVDAYDEQEVAMGWYYYLNDNINFPLAAKSIRKVKKMEKIQEKEVNVCCSALK from the coding sequence ATGGCTAGTATTGAAAAGGATGAACGCAGGGAAGAACGCATTACCTACGCAATCATTGTAGATGCTTACGATGAACAAGAAGTTGCCATGGGTTGGTACTACTACCTAAATGATAATATAAATTTTCCGTTGGCTGCAAAATCGATCAGAAAAGTTAAGAAAATGGAGAAAATTCAAGAGAAAGAAGTTAATGTATGCTGTTCAGCCCTTAAATAA